In Brachypodium distachyon strain Bd21 chromosome 2, Brachypodium_distachyon_v3.0, whole genome shotgun sequence, one genomic interval encodes:
- the LOC100833778 gene encoding ABC transporter G family member 6 has product MHAMARAVHDRLPFLASPAPPAPAPARVRNPSLSEMLSLVTAATVADPDDDGSGSVLSLPMPLGGAPAPGGRVDDSNAGAAVGRAIQFRLTFSDLTYSVRRARPSGHGLRLLPLHRVSTAAAAPDAQQTRALLDGVSGEAREGEILAVMGASGSGKSTLIDALANRISRGSLKGSVTLNGEPLTGNVLKSMSAYVMQDDLLFPMLTVTETLSFAADFRLPRSLSPAKKRARVQALVDQLGLRAAANTIIGDEGHRGVSGGERRRVSIGTDIIHDPILLFLDEPTSGLDSTSAFMVVKVLRRIAESGSIVITSIHQPSQRILGLLDRLILLSGGRTVFSGAPSALPPYFAEFGFPVPDNENRAEFALDLIREFESSPTGTKPLVDFHRTWKLMHAGDTSSTGARPWEQPTMSLKEAIGASISRGKLVSGAADVSHTSMHTYANPFWVEMKVLTRRSAINTRRMPELFLIRLGAVVVTGGILATVFFRLDQSPKGAQERLGFFAFAMSTMFYTCADALPVFLQERYVFLRETAYGAYRRASYVLSNAIVSFPPLVVLSLAFALTTFFAVGLAGGASGFAFYALAILASFWAGSGFVTFLSGVIPHVMIGYTVVVAILAYFLLFSGFFINRDRIPAYWLWFHYLSLVKYPFEGVLQNEFGRGGECFVRGAQIFDNSPLGALPEAVKARVLASISAALGVAIGPETCVANGRSVLVQAAVTQLGKWECLLVTAAWGFLFRLLFYFSLVLGSKNKRR; this is encoded by the coding sequence ATGCATGCCATGGCGCGCGCCGTGCACGACCGCCTCCCGTTcctggcctcgccggcgccgcccgcgccggcgccggcgagggtAAGGAACCCGTCCCTCTCCGAGATGCTCAGCCTcgtcaccgccgccaccgtcgcaGACCCGGACGACGACGGCTCCGGCTCCGTGCTCTCTCTCCCCATGCCGCTGGGCggcgcgcccgcgcctggTGGCCGCGTCGACGACAGCAATGCGGGCGCCGCAGTTGGCCGGGCCATCCAGTTCCGGCTGACGTTCAGCGACCTGACCTACAGCGTCCGGCGCGCGCGGCCCAGCGGGCACGGGCTCCgcctgctgccgctgcaccGCGTGTCgaccgccgcggcggcgcccgacGCGCAGCAGACCAGGGCGCTGCTGGACGGCGTGTCGGGCGAGGCGAGGGAAGGCGAGATCCTGGCCGTGATGGGCGCCAGCGGGTCGGGCAAGTCGACGCTCATCGACGCGCTGGCCAACCGCATCTCGCGCGGCTCCCTCAAGGGCTCCGTCACGCTCAACGGGGAGCCGCTCACGGGGAACGTCCTCAAGTCCATGTCCGCCTACGTGATGCAGGACGACCTGCTGTTTCCGATGCTCACCGTGACCGAGACGCTCTCCTTCGCCGCCGACTTCCGCCTGCCGCGCTCGCTGTCCCCCGCCAAGAAGCGCGCGCGTGTGCAGGCGCTCGTCGACCAGCTGGGGCTCCGGGCGGCCGCCAACACCATCATCGGCGACGAAGGCCACAGGGGAGTCTCCGGAGGGGAACGCCGCAGGGTGTCCATCGGCACGGACATCATCCACGACCCGATCCTCCTGTTCCTCGACGAGCCCACGTCCGGGCTCGACTCCACCTCGGCCTTCATGGTGGTCAAGGTGCTCCGCCGCATCGCCGAGAGCGGCAGCATTGTGATCACCTCAATCCATCAGCCCAGCCAGCGGATCCTCGGCCTGCTGGACCGGCTCATCCTCTTATCGGGGGGACGCACCGTGTTCAGCGGAGCGCCCTCCGCGCTCCCGCCCTACTTCGCCGAGTTCGGCTTCCCCGTCCCCGACAACGAGAACCGGGCCGAGTTCGCGCTCGATCTCAtccgcgagttcgagtcctCACCCACGGGGACGAAGCCACTCGTGGACTTCCACCGCACCTGGAAGCTCATGCACGCCGGGGACACTTCGTCGACGGGCGCTCGCCCGTGGGAGcagccgacgatgtcgctcaAGGAGGCCATCGGCGCGAGCATCTCGCGCGGGAAGCTGGTGTCCGGCGCGGCGGACGTCTCGCACACGTCGATGCACACGTACGCGAACCCATTCTGGGTGGAGATGAAGGTGCTGACGAGGCGCTCCGCCATCAACACGCGGCGCATGCCGGAGCTGTTCCTGATCCGGCTGGGCGCCGTGGTGGTGACCGGCGGGATCCTGGCCACGGTCTTCTTCCGGCTCGACCAGTCCCCCAAGGGCGCGCAGGAGCGGCTCGGCTTCTTCGCCTTCGCCATGTCCACCATGTTCTACACCTGCGCCGACGCGCTCCCGGTGTTCCTCCAGGAGCGGTACGTGTTCCTCAGGGAGACGGCGTACGGGGCGTACCGCAGGGCGTCCTACGTGCTCTCCAACGCCATCGTCTCCTTCCCTCCGCTCGTCGTCCTCTCGCTCGCATTCGCGCTCACGACGTTCTTCGCCGTGGGCCTGGCGGGGGGCGCGTCCGGGTTCGCCTTCTACGCGCTGGCGATCCTGGCGTCCTTCTGGGCCGGGAGCGGGTTCGTGACGTTCCTCTCGGGGGTGATCCCgcacgtgatgatcgggtacacggtggtggtggccaTCCTGGCCTACTTCCTGCTCTTCAGCGGCTTCTTCATCAACAGGGACAGGATCCCGGCATACTGGCTGTGGTTCCACTACCTGTCGCTGGTCAAGTACCCGTTCGAGGGGGTGCTGCAGAACGAGTTCGGCCGGGGCGGGGAGTGCTTCGTGCGGGGCGCGCAGATCTTCGACAACTCGCCGCTGGGGGCGCTGCCGGAGGCTGTGAAAGCGCGGGTCCTGGCGTCCATCAGCGCCGCGCTGGGCGTCGCCATCGGGCCCGAGACGTGCGTGGCCAATGGCCGGAGCGTGCTCGTGCAGGCGGCCGTCACGCAGCTCGGCAAGTGGGAGTGCCTGCTCGTCACGGCGGCATGGGGATTCCTCTTCCGCCTGCTCTTCTACTTCAGCCTCGTGCTCGGCAGCAAGAACAAGAGGAGGTGA
- the LOC100846499 gene encoding SAC3 family protein A yields the protein PTPIRPDAALVLPPCPTSPPRHPIRQRSASPHHQSLYPTPTLTPLRLSRASPPSRFSHRIPAVSTPSGIWPLVSEGWSMDPPSSDPYQPSASGDHPRSSSSGSSWNYSVDNSNQNAAYYDPQRDVSVSGSTQNVTNGVPHVIQPVMGTTNATNTYAHYSNSVQPGYNAAQYPSYYYPQSANSSSVQQGVNQSSGAVYQPLTSFQNSGSYVGPTSNTYYNAGADQTAPGYATNNYYYQNNAWAGGSSGDIHAQTYQTYTPSDTNAVQSSTSLPTNSIHYHQQYNQWSHYYDQSAQNSGGIAVSGSSASDTKAGSAGSGYAYPSTQPPPPGTTQWKGDGVAPTAPPPQAAGSSGFQSQHINQVPGAPGFQSQHLNQAPCAPGFQNQHVTQAPGAPRFQNHQVNPEPGAPGFENHYTNQASAVPVFQNQYVNQASACQQSSANYSQLSLSNQADQQKPLHAQGFPMAIPKVEKKNLVADSSLKPAYVGVSMPKNDVKAAQDGNGATMEASIPVSLCTYVERNLARSKDDAQRSAAKSILKEIIMKATADGTLHTKNWDIEPLLALPENVTGTNMTSTLKDPNPFSFSTSRRSPSRRTKSRWEPVAEEKVTDKVEMVSKDSAKSNVSSTWETAKRPGNSWDLGKCLQSRQAPLSQWNQGPYKKQRIGANSNLTKNGNASSDSDKEQDLTKYYASAIALNNSPEEKKRREHRSKRFERGQGASSKSRSSIPQKDGIANVYARRAMSMVLNRSNGDGASLAVEDLDWDALTIKGTCQEIEKQYLRLTSAPDPATVRPEDVLEKALHMVETSEKNYFYKCDQLKSIRQDLTVQRIQNELTVKVYETHARLALQAGDLSEYNQCQSQLKRLYGEGIQGCHLEFSAYNLLCVMLHSNNKRDLLSSMASLSKEDKLDESVKHALAVHSAVSSGNYVMFFKLYKQAPGLSSCLMDLYVERMRFEAIKCMSKSYRPTVPVRYAARILGFTRVDEVCEAKVADGLEECTEWLKAHGAVLSVDNNNGELQIDTKVSSTSLYMPEPDNAVSHGDASLAVDDFLARAS from the exons GGCTGGAGCATGGACCCACCAAGTTCAGATCCATACCAACCTTCGGCTTCTGGTGATCATCCTCGGTCTTCTTCAAGTGGGTCCTCCTGGAACTATTCAGTGGATAATTCAAACCAAAATGCAGCTTATTATGATCCCCAAAGGGACGTCTCGGTTTCAGGATCCACTCAAAATGTGACAAATGGCGTACCTCATGTGATTCAACCGGTTATGGGCACAACCAATGCAACCAATACTTATGCGCATTACTCAAATTCTGTTCAACCTGGCTATAATGCTGCACAGTATCCAAGCTATTACTATCCACAATCTGCAAACAGTTCTTCTGTTCAACAAGGAGTAAATCAAAGTTCAGGTGCTGTTTATCAGCCTCTTACTTCATTTCAGAATTCAGGATCTTACGTTGGTCCTACAAGTAACACATATTATAATGCTGGTGCTGATCAGACTGCGCCAGGATATGCTACCAACAACTATTACTATCAAAACAATGCTTGGGCTGGAGGAAGTTCTGGAGATATTCATGCCCAAACTTATCAGACTTACACCCCGTCAGATACTAATGCAGTTCAGAGTTCTACTTCTCTGCCCACCAATTCTATACATTATCATCAACAATACAACCAGTGGTCTCATTATTATGATCAGTCTGCACAGAACTCCGGTGGCATTGCAGTTTCTGGCAGCAGTGCTTCTGATACAAAAGCTGGTAGTGCCGGTTCTGGTTATGCATATCCTAGCACCCAGCCACCTCCACCGGGCACCACACAATGGAAAGGTGATGGTGTTGCACCTACTGCACCTCCTCCACAG GCAGCGGGAAGCTCAGGGTTTCAAAGCCAGCACATCAACCAGGTACCTGGGGCCCCAGGCTTTCAAAGCCAGCACCTCAACCAAGCACCATGCGCCCCAGGGTTTCAAAACCAGCATGTCACCCAGGCACCAGGTGCCCCAAGGTTTCAAAACCATCAGGTCAACCCGGAACCAGGAGCCCCAGGTTTTGAAAACCATTATACTAACCAGGCATCTGCAGTACCGGTGTTTCAGAACCAGTATGTTAACCAAGCATCAGCATGCCAACAGAGCTCTGCAAATTATAGCCAGTTATCACTAAGTAACCAAGCTGATCAACAGAAACCTTTGCATGCACAAG GTTTTCCAATGGCAATCCCGAAAGTCGAGAAGAAAAATTTAGTAGCTGATTCATCACTAAAACCTGCTTATGTTGGTGTTTCCATGCCCAAGAATGATGTGAAGGCAGCTCAAGATGGAAACGGAGCTACAATGGAG GCATCAATCCCTGTTTCACTTTGTACTTATGTTGAGCGGAATCTTGCCCGTAGCAAGGATGATGCCCAGAGGTCTGCCGCCAAAAGCATATTGAAGGAG ATAATTATGAAGGCAACTGCTGATGGGACCCTTCATACTAAGAACTGGGACATTGAGCCGTTATTAGCTTTGCCAGAAAATGTTACGGGCACAAATATGACAAG CACTTTGAAGGATCCGAATCCCTTCTCCTTTTCAACATCTAGGAGGAGCCCGAGTAGACGTACAAAAAGTAGGTGGGAGCCTGTTGCAGAGGAAAAAGTTACTGACAAGGTAGAAATGGTTTCCAAAGATTCTGCAAAAAGTAATGTCAGCAGTACTTGGGAAACTGCCAAAAGACCG GGTAACAGTTGGGATCTCGGGAAGTGCCTCCAGTCCCGTCAAGCTCCTCTGAGCCAATGGAATCAGGGGCCCTATAAAAAGCAGCGGATTGGTGCTAATTCAAATCTAACAAAAAATGGAAATGCTTCAAGTGACAGTGATAAGGAGCAGGATCTTACGAAATATTACGCCAGTGCAATTGCATTAAACAATTCGCCCGAGGAGAAGAAACGCCGGGAGCATAGATCTAAGCGTTTTGAACGTGGTCAGGGGGCATCATCAAAATCTAGAAGTTCTATACCGCAGAAGGATGGAATTGCCAATGTATATGCAAGGAGGGCTATGTCCATGGTTCTTAATAGAAGTAATGGAGATGGTGCTAGCTTGGCAGTGGAGGATTTGGATTGGGATGCACTGACAATCAAGGGGACATGCCAGGAAATTGAGAAACAATATCTACGCCTTACATCAGCACCTGATCCTGCCACT gtaaGGCCAGAAGATGTCTTAGAGAAAGCTCTTCACATGGTTGAAACATCTGAAAAGAATTACTTCTATAAATGTGACCAATTGAAGTCTATTAGGCAAGACCTTACTGTTCAGAGGATTCAGAACGAGCTGACGGTCAAG GTTTATGAGACTCATGCACGTTTAGCACTTCAAGCTGGAGATTTGTCCGAATATAATCAG TGCCAATCGCAGCTGAAGAGGTTATATGGCGAAGGTATTCAGGGTTGTCACCTTGAGTTCTCTGCTTACAACTTGTTGTGTGTCATGTTACACTCTAATAACAAAAGAGATTTGCTTTCATCGATGGCAAG CTTGTCAAAGGAAGATAAGCTGGATGAGTCCGTGAAGCACGCACTTGCAGTTCATTCTGCTGTTTCATCTGGAAACTATGTCATGTTTTTCAAATTATACAAGCAAGCACCTGGGTTGAGTTCATGTCTGATGG ATCTATATGTTGAGCGAATGCGTTTTGAGGCAATAAAATGCATGTCAAAATCATATCGCCCAACTGTACCTGTGAGATATGCTGCACGAATTTTGGGATTCACAAGAGTAGATGAGGTTTGCGAGGCTAAAGTAGCTGATGGATTGGAAGAATGCACTGAATGGTTAAAAGCGCATGGTGCTGTTCTTTCAGTAGACAACAATAATGGGGAACTACAGATAGACACAAAA GTTTCTTCTACTTCTCTATACATGCCAGAACCTGATAATGCTGTTTCACATGGTGATGCATCTCTTGCCGTGGATGATTTTTTGGCACGGGCGTCATAA